AGTCAAACGCCTATGGAACAGTATACCtggtaaatattttaaaaatcgCGAAATATGAGCAgcataaaaatgtttaaaaattaatttaccTAAATCACAAGGTTCATAAAGCATATGCCTGGCGGGACTGTCGTGGAACAAATGTAATGCTTAATCCTTCTAATATCGCATATACCTAGGGTATTTAAAGTGTCTACCATGCCTACAACCAGCATTTATAAATGACAGAGTACAGAAAATAGACCGTAATCATTAATCCTCCCATATCAAAAGGCGACCTAATATCTTTAAgctatgttgtttttttccagtTACCTCAATATTCAGAcataagaaagaaaaaaaaacacccattAATGGTTCTAGGTGTTAAGTTTGATGCTTCAGATATTGTTTTTAATCTTCATTAACttaaacatacaaatacaacctATAATTAATATCTTACACATGTTCTAGTCGCAAAGCATGTATTGGGTTAGAAAGGGGCTTATTTTTGACTTTCTGTTTTTCGACAATGGTTTTCTTAACACTTGACTGCAGATGACCTTTGAAGATGCAACGTCTATAAACCTCTTTTTGATAACCCTTATAAATTAATGACATATAACTCTTCCTGGTCGAAATAGTGATACTAAtggaaattatttcattatcgTGAGTGATAAAAAGCTAGTTAAAATATAGACATATAGAGCAGtgttatttattcatatatagtGGATATAAGTTTACCCAAAATTGCAACTATCCGAATATCTGTCAGGATATGTAGGTCCCTAAAATGGTTCAGGTATGACGCATTCTACTGTGTGCTGTTGACGAAATTTTCTgaattgattatttatttattttttacttgtGACATTTTTGTTAAGATTTTCCACATAAAGTATTCATATgatacagaaagaaacaaagCCAACTTTCACACACACTTACATacacaaactgtatatatatataacttgaatTCAGAGTATGTAGCTTAGCCATAACTAATAGGTGTATAAAAAAACCGTTCATAGAAGGCAGCATAATCAgtattaaataatgtgacaGAAGTGATGATAAAATGCATGAAACAATTCTTTTCTGTTAATTGATCAAACAGATTACGAAAAAACTTCCATTTATGATTGAATAAAGTCTACCTGCTATATATAGTTCATGTATATTTCCCCATATTGTAATAGTCCACAAGTATTCTCTTTACAATTTCAACCTAAGTTTTTCCCCTTTAGCACGctgtttatagatattttgtttaacaatGGGTATAATAAGGTTATGTATGCCATATTGTTTACCCATTTTTCCAAACAATACTTGCTTTTTTGACagatttaaatacattttgtatatggaatttttttcaaatatccaATTTTCAAGTAATATCCACAGCCTCTCAACGTGTTCACAATCATAAAACATATGATAAGGTGTTTCAACTTCTACTTTACAAAAGGTACAAGTAGGAATTGATTTAGTTGATCTCATCCACTTTTCGAGATGGACGATCATTTATGATTTGCTTATGTTGAAACCTGACATAAGGGTTCCAGATGTGGTATTGACCGTAACTTTGTACAAAACTGACCGTCTGCATTTAATGTTAGCTTGCTGTCATATAGTCATTGATAGTGcgaaatacaaaaaataactaGAGACCTACACCACACATCAGCACATATAACATGAAATCCATTAACTATCCACAGAAAAATCAAACGATGTTACATAAAAGAAAGGACTGTTATGCtacggtacatgtacatgtgtgatgtGTATGTTTAATTGAACCTTCAAAATCTAATTTATAACATGAAATAACATTCCAAATTCGGAATATAATAGAGTAACATATTGCATATTTAAGCAAATAGGGTAATAGCAACACTCTGTTTAGACGTGTATATCAATTTACCAAAAAAAGTGATAGATAACTAAttaattactgtaaatcactgaGATTTTGCGAACACTTTATTTCGCGCTATTTACTCTTCAGGCATATTGGCGAATACACGAATTTAAATACACTGATgtagaaatgactttaaattcgaGAATGATAAACTACATGTTCTTGAGGCATTGGCTCCGGAAGACTCCTATACAGGTAACCGATAACATGGCCGCCATCCAAAGGTGTTATTTCCGTAAAAATACTTGCGAAGGATTTTACTTTCCTTATTTTCCTGGAACGCAATTGACGTTCATAAGGAGGAAATGCAACGAAATGAAGAAAAATCTGTATAGCACATGCCTTTTCCTGTTTTCAGTATACAAGGTGTAATTGCAGACCACAGAAAACAGCAccaataaaaaaagaaaaaaatggattttaatGCATTTTGTGAAATTATGATAATCATTATTGTGTTTGCTCACCGCGGAGAAATGACGTGACAGTGTGTTACTAACTTCGCATGGCTCCGAACATAAAAGGTGTTAACACATCAACATTTCACGAATGTCGAAAGAGATGAATAATGAAGCAAtgggaaaataaaaaagatttcaaatgTGACGCAAAGATCTTATCCCGCATGCTAACTCACCCCGGGGACATTACTTTTCAAGGTATTTCTTGGTCAAAAGGAAATTCGTCTAAGGGATCTTATGAATTGTGTTAGAAACATAATACACGATAAGGCTGGTTATATcttgtgtatgtgtttgtacCTGTATTGAAGTGTATAAACATTGGGGTAACAACATAAGTATTATTACTTAAGGTCGCTGGCGCACACCAAACCAGACCGGTAGTCAGCCCAATGTAAACTTTTTTCACTACAGGTACAGATACATAATGCTTATGTGTACACTTGGTAACCCCGGCATTTAAGTGAAAGCCTCAATATTCCCAGTATTATGGCCCTGTTCAGTTCGGATGACGTAAAAATTCCGAATTAATCAGAACCGCATTTATATCGATGATGTCAATATAGGTCGCGGATTAAGCATTCCTATTTAATATCTGCTTAGAACCAAACCATTTTTTTTGTCTTGTCTAAGTATTATTTTCATCTTTATGACTGCTAGAATTGCGTGTTACTATTTACTTAGATATGGGTACCCTAGTTCACGTAAAAATGTTGTTTCTTTGAATTCATTTTTTAAGCGCTAGTGGGTTTtgataagtattttttttttcatttgtctCGGGTATTTTTTAACCTAATCAACAAGCCTAATCATGAAGTCTAATCTCCATGCGTAAACACCGACAATTACATACATTTGGTGTGGTAAGATTCAGTAGAAATAAGGCACCGcagatgtaaatataaaatttagTATATAGACATCTTAATGACAAATAAACTATCATAAGTCATGATGTCGCAACTTTGAGCACTACACATCGCGTGCGATCACTCAATTATCATTTTACCAGCAAATTTAATAACCTCTGAAAAAAGTGAACAGTATTGTTGTAGGGTAACGGGAAAACAAGCTTCTCCCGTGAATGCACAGAAGCAATTTCTGATTACAAATAGGAACCAAAATCACTGTCATGGCACTAACAACATTCCTGTGTAAGGatcaattttgtattttcacAATACATGATATAATCCGCCAGATTATTATTAGAGAGTTCGTGTGTGGCTGTTGGGAGAATATATTACATTTCTACGTTCCAAGGTAAATCTTGACGCTATCCGCAAAGAATTGCCAATTATTTGAAACATCGATACAAGTAATACGCTTCTTTACGGAATCGGCGGTCGAAGAAACCGTAGATGAAGGGATTGATGATGCTGTTGATGATAAAGGAAGTGTAAATGAACCTGTAGCCCGATAGCTCAGAGGGCGAAAGCTCGATCCAAAACGTCTCGTTCTGAGATTCGTAAATCATCATTCCGAGCTTTGGCACAGAACAAATGATAAACACAAGCGTTATCAGTATGAAGATCTGTGAGAGACGTATTCCTGATGTCCTCGCGGGACATGCTTTTCTTGTTGTGATTTGATCCATCTTGAGTGCATTTTTAGATGTCAAAGATGATACGTAGTTCGATTCAGGAATAAGTGCATTTTCATTGCAATCAGAGTTCGTCGTTCTTGGGTTGCCATTTATTTCCCTTGGTGATATGATATCAGGATCCACATGGTTCTTATTGTCAATTACAGATATTGTTTGTGACTGTTACGTCAGTGGTATCTGACAAACTCACGGAATTTGAATTCGGCGACTTACGTTTACCTGACCTCTCGTCGGAAGTGCTGGAATTGGAGTTCCTCTGTTTGTGGAAGATCATCTGCTTAACCGCGACCCTTCCTACCAATACGTAAAATACCACAAGCGACACGAGTATGGTAAAAATCAGGAGCATCAATGCCGCCTTGAATATAAGAGGTTGAACTGTTGACCACGGGCCTCGGATACTTGTACATCGATATCCTCGTGTGTAGCTGTGGTCATCGTAAACCTCTTTGGAGCCGTAGAACAGGAAACAAGGCCAGGACATGACTAAAGAGACCCAATGACACAAACAATGGCGATTTTCTTCCAGAACATGATTATTTGCTTGCTAACATCAATGTGCACGTCATGTTGAGGAAAAACATTACTTTGCACGCGCTGTCGTTACTGTATTTCACAGGAAACATGTTTATTGAGAAACTAAAGGAAGTACATACGACACACGATATCAAGTCAACAAAAGCCAAAACTGGTATGAAAAATCTTTCTTCCCAGCTTTTCTGAAGCTGGacagtatgtatataaatgacgATGGAGTTCCCAATTATCCCTATGACCAAGTATATCATCAGAATGACGGAAACAGGGATGGTATTATGGGATATATAGGGCGGGGCGTCATTCCACTTATCAAGTCTGTCCGCCATAACTGAGGCATTTGAGTAAACATCCATCTTAAAACCCCACTTTAAAATGTCTATTCAATGGGAGACCGTTAGATATATATCTCCTTCCTGATCATTGAGTAAAGAGATAATTGTGTTTAGAACATCACTTCCTGGTGTCCAGAAATCTTGTTTTGTTGCGTACCATGTAAATAATGCATATAACACCTATTGTTAAAGTCAACATAAAATCTTTTGTGTGATTTTTATTGTTTACCTGCAAACATCGTCAAATCGTTGTAAATCTTCACAAAATAAATCTCTCATTCATAGCTTGACAAATGGATCAGTCggtatatgtatatctaaagGTTGCGACACGGTAAacaagtacattttgtacattgtttatagagtagcatttattttataaactgaaatatacatactaatatatatatatactaatactGAATCTTAAGGAAAATAGtagaattacagttttgtttgCATGgcaatatttttatgttatgtaTGATtaagacaaataaaaaaatctacGTCGTATATAAGACTTAGTTAGGTAGATATAAGACTTCCAACAGAAGTTACcatgaaaatgtaatatataagaaCACAAAGTGGTCATAAAAAAGGAAGAGGATGCTGACGTTATAACGAAATCGTAATTTTAGATCAAAATGAATCAAGTAGATAGGATCCTTAAAGATTACCATAATtacaagaccaggtgttccggaagggtaagaATTTTCAGTAACATGACGACGCCAATCATGTAAATCTAGGTAAAAccagggtggtgacaacggaaccactaagCATATCAAGATGCATCGAGCACGTTTGACGTCATATTGATCATTGAATAGATAGATGTATTTTCTTTAGAAGATCACTTCCTGGCGTCGCAAATTCTCTTATGTTGCGTATCATGTAATGAATAGCACATATacagtaaaagtaaacaaatgaataacacatatacagtaaaagtaaacaaatGAATAGCACATATACAGTAAAAGTTAACAGAGGAATAGCACATATACAGAAAAAGTAAACAAATGAATAGCACATAtacagtaaaagtaaacatgAAAATCAACCTGAATTTAACCAAAGTGGTCCGTTTTTACTGAATCATTCGAACTGACAGTCatctttaatttaaatataCGAAATGTATTTGATACGATATGAATTCGAGAGGAAATGCTTGTCCCTTTCCTTTGATATTTTTAAGTTTAGAAACATTTATCTTGGACATTGAATCTTTTAAACGATGAGCTCTTGATAAGTCATGTGATGTTGATAGTGAACAAAGAAACGGGGCATAAGTTCAAGTAATTTGTACTAAACACTTATTGACGCAGATATATTTTCTATGAAGGATTAAGCATTAACTTTTCAAATCGTACAAAGCATGAAGTGACTCTACATCCGAGTGTGTGTGTCTATTTCCTTCAATCATTTAAAGTTCTAAATTCCCGCCATTTGATAATCATGTTTCTTATCAATGAAACTCTAGATTTATTTTCTGCATTTATGTAGTTTAAGTGACAAAGCTAtggaaaatacattttaaatatgataGTAATATATATCAGGTTTATCTTGTATATCTTGCTATGACAATGGAATATTTAAACAGTTTAGATATAAATCTATATGCGATGATTACTAATTGAAATCCCAACCCCTAATTTTTATTAAATCTCTTTCTTCATGAACCTTTGCTTACATGTCCGTATGTTCAGGTTGTTAAGGGTTACAACgggtaaaatgttttatatcatatataaggTCTAGCAGCAAAAATCAATTCAGAAGTATTTCAACATTAATTACCAGGGCCATATAATCTAAccttgcttgtaacaagcattttcattggttaAAAATGTGTTGTCAGCCCCCATAACGTAAAAAATAACATCACCGTTTGTAACGATGTATTTGGTTGGCTGGTACAGCAGCGTGTTAATTTTTATGAGAAAAGAGATCACAAATAAAATTGGATATTCAAAGGGTTTCATAATAAACTGCTTTGctgtttatttagagtacacttcattttgtttttgttttttgtttgttttttgttatatcttcctaacattaaaaaatatattcaagttaattcGTAAATGACATACAAGAGCAAATAAGGGATAATTACAATCTTGCTTTACTTCTTTGTATAGACCCGGTTCAGATAGGACGCACAAAATGaatattattcaatattcaataGTATATTCAAAGCTCTGTATGATATCTGAATAACTGGTTGAATTTATTAGAGATCAATGCCTTCCACACATTCTATATTTTAGCATTTCTTTAGACCAGTTTAATTTCGCAAAGGTCTCTTCTCGATTTCCATCCATTAGAGTCGACGGAAAGATGAAacatctttttttcaaattatagtACATGAAAGATACacattttgtattaattttaaaataaatatttatttcattttttcctttttaacatAGAACGACAATGTGACAATTGAAGaaagtacatttacatgtatattcaatttTAGCAAATCGAaataaatcatatacatgtattttatttagtCGACAGCACATAGGAACAGTTTGATATTAAAGTTACATACGTGTAACAGATGTCCCATTGAACTTAAAAAAACAGcaatggtttgttttggtttgttttgattttgcgTAACATACAAGGCCAGAAATGAAGGCGGCTGGATTGGATTTACTATTGAAAAGAGGAagcgaaaagaaaaagaaaagtataaatattcaaatataagaAACAAGAGGCTGCAAATAAATCATGGTTTCTTCAAGGACAAACATTATAGCTATTTATGATAAGCAATTTGCTTTGTTTTGGGCTTGTATTATATGTTTACCCGTTTATTACACGCCTGGTTGtgtcaaaaacattttaacatatttttcaataggcttgcattttttttattcataatattGTAGAAGTTCGCTTATCCAAAGTTTCAACTACTGTAAAGGttgaaatttacgcgagggggaaatttacgctaattacatGGGCTCATTTTGTTCGCGAAAATATCCCCACGcgtattattatcattttgatatcaatttgcgtaatcttGAACTACAAACGAAagtggatcgatcgcgaaaataACACCCACGCGTATAGTCTACATATGAAAATGGCGAAATTAaccccgaaaaaaaaaaatcacgtttacagtatttaaacTCCTATCGGGATAACAAACCATCGTATATAAAATTATGTTCTCCAAGCTGTTCGGATATGCGCCGTTCTACAatatcatttcaacaaattttattgttatagttCTGCAGTCGACGGAAGTTTCATCAATTGATTCACTTGACCTGGTCCACTTATGGAGATGGCTGATTGTTTATGATTCATTCAGGGCACAACTCACAGGAACTGGCACGAGAGTTCCGGATGTGGTTACAACTGTAGGTTCATACAGCGGTACAGATATATTAACAACTGTCTGTAGCCAACTGGGCATAAATGGTACATACTTGTATCACTCCCCTCCCCTTTTAGTAACCATTTATATTATATGCAATATGTAGCTTCCTTGTAGTGCTACAAAGTCGCCTTTTATAACTTAAGGCAGGTAAGATTTCTTTATATACACGTGATAGGTAAACATTAGTTATGGTTTAAAAGGCGAATCAAGGGACTTGGCCATGCGATTAGGAAGGAAACTCAATTAGATATGCATGTATTTATCCTTGTAATTACAGTAAATTGTAATCTCCATGTCTATATAACGACGGATATTCAGGTAAAATTCAAATACtactgtattattattattatatcgTAAGCTTTAGTTGGTGAACAGGCATCGCCattaaagtaataatagaatgatagattatatacttatatcagagtgtaattttatatcacaaaacaccaaaatgtcacacacacacaaaacccgCTGAACACTAATATTGTAGTTGAACTCGGACTAAAATACCTTCTAGACGACGTACTTTATTACCCGCGCTGTTGTTTATATAAGCTAACATGTATGTCGTACATCACATCGCTTTATTCTACATGTTTGTTCACTGTTTCCGTAACTGGGACCGGCAAATTATCTTTGGttactatttttttaattggaGATCTACGGCGTAGTGATGTCGGTGAAATGATGCAGAAAAACTATATATGAACGGGCGTGACACTTGTATATAGCCTTGAGACGTATACAGGTACGGTACCTACAATTCAGTATAGAGTCAAAGACAGACATCGATATCACATGACTTTTCCTTTACCGTCACATGActctcataaacaaaatggctaccaacatggTAATATCGCCGACCTGTTAACGTCATTCTGAGGtcagaattcgcgaaattatgtattcgtgAATAAGTCGAATGaggtgagttcgcgaaattaagtactcgcgaaatataagtgatttacagtatatgtttTACCATGCTTAACAGTCCCGTTCAGGGTGGTTCATTTGTGATTTGTGGAGCTATCCAGGTAACTTTGACGGTGTCATCCCACTTAAAAACCTTAATCTTGAAATGGTAACCTGAAAATCTGCCTATGAGATTATAACAGTACTGGACAAACCGTACCTAACCacttctttttaaaaaaataaatgccaAGCATCTGGTCAATCCGTTGCAAAGATGTCATATTGAACAAGGAAGACTCATTTCTTTCCACGCCGACACATACTGTATGCCTCGTTACGGAATCGGCGGTCGAGGAAACCGTAGATGATAGGATTGACGATGTTGTTGATGATAAACGCCGTGTATATAAACCTGTAGCCCGATAATTCCAAGGGCGAAAGCTCGATCCAAAACCTCTCGTTTCGTGATTCGTAAATCATCATCCCGACTTTAGGTACATAACAGATGATAAAAACAAGCGTTATCAGCATGAAGATCAAAGACAAACGCACTCCATGAGGCCTTGACAGACCTGCATTTGTGGGTGTCGACGACATTTTGTGACAATTTTTATTTGTCACCGAGAGATGATTATTTTGCACTTTTTCATCAGATTCTGAATTCACTGTTTGAGATTTTGATTCAATAACAGTGTCCGATGTATTTCCAGAATCAGAGGCATTAGGGTTATCTTGCATTGAACGATTATTGGTGTCATTCAATTCCGTAACCTTGGATGTATTGGCAGAATGCGATGATTTACAATCACGTGACATAGTTTCTGCTGCAGCACCAACATTGGAACTATTCTTTTTGTGGGAGAGCATCTGCTTGAACACGATCCTTCCTATCAATACGTAAAATACCACAAGCGACACGAGTATGAATGCCACAATCAGCATCACCGCTGCCTTGAATATAAGAGGCTGAACTGTTGACCACGGGCCTCGGACACTGGTACATCGATATCCACGTGTGTAGCTGTGGTCATCGTAAACTTCTCTGGAGCCATAGAAGAAGAAACAAGGCCAGGACATGACCAAAGAAACTCCAATGACACAAGCAATGGCGATTTTCTTCCAGAACATGTTC
Above is a window of Pecten maximus chromosome 7, xPecMax1.1, whole genome shotgun sequence DNA encoding:
- the LOC117330773 gene encoding C5a anaphylatoxin chemotactic receptor 1-like, translated to MDATSNASVMADRLDEWNDTLSHHIIPASVILMIYLVIGIIGNSIVIYIHTVRLQNSWEERFFIPVLAVIDLISCVVSTSFSFSINMLPVKYSNDSACKVMFFLNMTCTLMSALMLVVIAINRYRKICKPFSKQMNMFWKKIAIACVIGVSLVMSWPCFFFYGSREVYDDHSYTRGYRCTSVRGPWSTVQPLIFKAAVMLIVAFILVSLVVFYVLIGRIVFKQMLSHKKNSSNVGAAAETMSRDCKSSHSANTSKVTELNDTNNRSMQDNPNASDSGNTSDTVIESKSQTVNSESDEKVQNNHLSVTNKNCHKMSSTPTNAGLSRPHGVRLSLIFMLITLVFIICYVPKVGMMIYESRNERFWIELSPLELSGYRFIYTAFIINNIVNPIIYGFLDRRFRNEAYSMCRRGKK